The genomic segment CTAGATGTATTACAAGGGGAATATCATATGTATTTTGGTTACTTATTGCCATTCATCATAtcattcaaacaaaaatattatcatattttatctgaaaaaaataaattttttgtgaTTTCTTGGTTATTTTGCTTAAGAATAGTTTagaaaaacgttttaataaaGAGCTCAGTGATCCATTTTTATTGCCTACTGCACTTTCTCATCCATACCTATTTTAAAGTTGCCTGGCTTAATATTAGTGATAAAAAAGATACagctttaacattttttaagtaattatgtTTGGAAATGTTAGAACAGTAAAATGTATCAGAATATGAATCATCAGATAGTGACaatagaaatgttttttttgattGGTCAaagaataaattgaaattaactCAACTTTAGAACtggaaatatcaaattttttaaccAAAAGTCCAACTAAAAATTTAGATTCTTTAATTGAaacttaaacaataaaaaaagtatttgtaaagTTCAACACACCACTGCCAAGAAGTATAGACTAAAAAATGAAGGAGGATGACAGatgaaaacttcaaaaatacatttatgttaaaatgcaaaaaaacgtttaatttgaaaatattttaatattttgtttaaataaatactttttacatttgtaatttagtatgaattgttttttattgtgcctatcttaatgaaatatattatgtgttactaatataattaaaaattattcataaaatataataatagcagataattattataatataatattgtaattcataaattgtcatacttatattataatttacaaacaatatatttaaacattggtTATAGTTTCccaaaagcaattattatttaattaatatccaaaacaaaaaatattttaaatgtatttggaaTAGTTTCATAGTATACTTTTAGAATACTATTTTTCATgagtatttattccaaatactttaaaaaatattttacccaaGACTGCAAAGTTTttacaatcaatattttttgaataataacaaaatagtaaatacctaacaAAAATCAGTCGAGATTTAATCACTATTATTCGTTTGAAATGTCAAATTTGAACTCCTATAGTTCGATCTTACATAAAAACTTACATGAAGTAAAAAAACAGAAACCAGTGGTAAGCAATTTTTACACtgtcttattaaattaaactttatatatttatttaaatgtaataaatgtaatcaTGGTTGAGATGTTTAAAACATGAAGTCAAATACATTTgggttattatacataataataattattattatccagacaataataattttgaagatttgacaaatattaattCATGAATTCCTTTTATTGTCAGATTTTTTTCAGTTGTACATTATTGTAATCCAAAAAATCTTGTCGGGGAATATGattatgtcaatatattttatataaaggaattcctataacattttcaaatatgcataatatattttttacacattgtaattgtaattttacgaCCAAcacaatgttttattaatagttatcaCTTTAATGAACCGTTCATATGTTTTCATTCAAAGAATAtaatgttgatttttaaattatagaatttttagtGTAAGAAGacactatgtattataaaaataattcaatataccagttttcatttaaaacaattctgcttcaattcaaaaacaaattttgttggGTTACTTATACTTCATAGACTACAGAAATTctaattttggaaaattatttaatagttaaaaactcATAAAATGTTTGGTTTAAACGCCAAAGGATTGTAAATTCGATATATGATTCCCACACaaggttattttataaaaatcaaaaaaaaagtttagtgtAATGTCATGAAAGTTTTTAAGTGTGATCGAACTATGGAAGTTCTAATTTAACATTTCAAACGAATAATAGTGATTTAATCTCAACTGATTTTtgttaggtatttactattttgttattattcaaaaaatattggtcGTAGAAACTTGTCCCTAACGGCCAACATTCCAATATTACATTtagagaaattttaaattatttataaacaatttaagtatttggatgttgttgttttaaatattgttgggTTTGGtctaaaagtttgaaaaattaaaacagcatAAGTTGTTCccatggaaattaaaaattatttaaatacatatgcaaaatttttcatttgtaagcATGTTTAAATTTTGTCTGGATAAAGAACATTATTTcgttgttaaaatgtattaacttgcAATTTGTACAGGGTTGAAAAGTTAGTGTtaggcttgaaaatttattgttagattcctcataaattcttactaaaattcaaaaatctaaaaatgtttaaggaatatttttttttattgacacttgatattaatattttatatcgagacgaaaaataacgatattaattttaataatattgttgttcaaaaatataatttgtcaggaacttgaaacttttacatatataattaaatttttctacacccattttcaaaatatttatattaattttaaggtatTCCTAAAAATGTTGTGAAGAAATAAAGaagagttaaatattaattgactgAACATCTTGTCGGGTAAAAATGTAAGCTCTCagctaaaatatttatctaagaaaatattcgtcaacttataaaatatcgctcaatataattttcaacctAGATGATTccggtaaaattatttatgttgatataCGGTTGAGTGTTAATCAAAATGATTGGCTTATTGCAGCATATCATATAGAACTAAATATATTTCCTTTAACATTTGTTGTAGCTCTAAATAGTCTATGTCAGGACATAAGGTTAGAGCTTAACAGTCTCCATACGTTTATTTGTAAGGACTAgcatggaattaaaaaaaaacttaagctaCTTCACTTAGTGATTTAGACAATACTTAGAAtggttaataaaatgtacatatacattttatataaatatacagtcGCGGATCCAGGGTGGAGGGGGGGCGTAGAGGTTTTAGCTCCTACCTCTGGAAAAATGTTATAGAtgtataaatagttcatacatcTTGAATtccagatatttaaaataaaaatatatttgtaattattgttatcaaatcCAATCAATctgttatgaattaaaattataattgtatttattctgAAAAAGTTATACTCCTAGATCCGCACccgtaaatatatacatactaatatataaaagaaaaaaatttaaatgtcatacATTTAATGGATTTTTTAACACCAACATCATACTACGTAATTTGCAGCGCCATGTTTaatacagaatttaaaaaaaaatgttgttacatTTAGATATGAAAAACACCTTGAAAATGTtctctagataataatatgtcagtaCCGACGATATACCACTAATAAGATAACACTAAGATATTATCACTAATGCTAATTTGAATCTACAcgtcttattaaaattaaaataaaaaataattaaaaaaaccagTAGGatcaaacattaaatttattaacgcatgtttttaatttttaatttattgtgatttgtTTGACTGAGTAATGTAATGATACAAAGTTTTAGAAACCATGGACCTTGAGTTGATCAGACTTGGCAAGACCACATTTAGTTAACCATTGGCAAATGTTTTCTCGCTGGTCCCCTTGTAATTGTAACACTTCGCCATATTCGGGATGATCAACTACTGTGCCGTTGCAAGCAAactcctaaaatattaaaataatattaatttattttcagaatagaagtaatttattaaaaggaTGGTAAGGGtagttttaatacctatatacatttttatcaaatgatccataattataaaaaaaaacttttattttatagttgataGTTTTGTACATTAAGCATTGAGAGGATGTCAGTGCACATTTGTTCTCTCTCTTTGACCCACATGtaatatagacaaaacgcattcacataaaattattattttttttaaaaattgttgagttAACTTAGggtaattatttactatactcttatagtaaaaattatagagaatatatttttgagggtatgacttatgaatttgctaaaatattgtcccaaaacaatttaatatccattatttacaagtttatgtttttttttttaattggattaTGAAgtcaaataatcataaaatataaaaccaatatgTCAAACCTTCAAAAATACTATCCTCTagaatttttgtaataggttattatattctaagattactcaaaaattacctataaaaatattttacgtgaCTCTGTTTTATCAATGTTGCGAGTGGGtctgagagaaaacaaatattgtgctgACATCCTCGtaagtaagtattattaataaatatagataagtaaattattaaatgcaattagttatttttaatttaagtaggcATATAAATACTAggtaaaactgtttttaaaacaattttatatactatactaatagtaaaacgtagttttaaaataataaaatattataatatacagtgtgtaatCGCTAATTGAGAAAACTCAATATCTTTGAGTAGGGCAATGcaatttgaattctgttttctatttggttgttatgacataaaaatacacttattGATGGCCTATGAATTTTGTTAACTTAATTAGACTTGCACATGCGCAATACAACATAattacacactgtatatacctatacaaatgttGTGTAtggataatatgaataatatctctcgtcttaactttttaaagtattacaaAAACAGGATAAATTACTAACAatcaattagaaaatatattttaatgaaagaaatattttatattagttattattaccattttgcAAGCTCGTACAATCTTCTTCAAGTCATATTCCGACGACAGACCTTGAACCGTTGTTAATGTCTTACGACCATTACGCTGTTGAATTCTTATGTGAACAAGCCCGTCTTGTACGTCATCGTCTGCACCCTTGTTTGCATCAGCAAACGggtcttaaatataaaatatcaacaataagttattttaaaataaaactattgataaatatgtacaaaaataatcaaaatggcATAACTGCAATTGCCTAAATCATATAACGAAAGtgtaaactaatacattttgaagAAGTTACCCAGattgacatttaaaatacaaaaaaatataacactttacctaattatttattattaattctaggTAGCGCGCAgctatagttaaatatatacacatacaaatttataacaaattaaaatattatctaactaGGTAATTGTAAGTAATCTTggtcataaatttaaaagtttaccctaaataaatagataattacaTAATCATTAATTGAACAATGGCATGGGAAATTCAATGTGGAGTATCAACTCTAGATGATTATGATTGGGATCAAAGTTTAACACATCATGGGGTTATTTAGGACTATCAAGTGCACATAATGAAATCTAATAGCTTTGATGGTTCAGTCAACTCAGAACATTGAAAACACAGATTTCATACCAATATCcacatattataagttttatcatTGTCGACGCGTTGCCGAGGTCAATAAAACGCCTTCAAACTGAATCGGACAGACGTGgtgacaaaaaaacaaataacgtcAACCGACATTTGACCCCCACGAGGATGTAACATTTAAAACCAACGTGGAAAAATGTTCAAGAAAATAAAGGTGGCTGCTGAAGATATTAGGTTCCGCCGTTTGCCATCCGCATCGCTTACATTCTTTTCAATGGCTACGCAACGGGTTGACCGTAACAACTCGCCAACGTGTGTGCCCAATGCCGAGCCACTGAGGCGACGCCCTTCGACGCGCTCGTGAGCACTGTGTCAGCAATGCGCGACGTACATTTCGAGTAGAAAACGAAAATGCGCGACAACAAAAAAACGCGTTTCCATGTCGGAACCGAAAGTGTTCGCAGCGCGACTCACAATTGTCCCGCCAAGGATAGTGTTTACGATTGCGACCACGCGAAATTTTTACTTACCAAATACGTTGAGATTTTGGATTGACATGCGTATTGCTCGTATCTCTTGTTGTAGGCAAAATCGGCCTCCTGCAATTCCGCTCGGCGAAAGGACTCGGGCGCGTGGGCTGAACGTGGAAAACTGAACGCCGGAAACCGGGAAGAGATTAAGGAGCTGGTTGTCACTGCGGCGTTATGACgcgaaatatatatttctatatatttcgTCGTGAACTCGCGAACGGTAATGGATAAATGAATAAATGGAGACAAACAAAACGTTCAGATGATAAGGTATACGACGCTACAATATGATAACAATAGCGCGACTATTGACCGCGATCTTAGATTATAGAGCGCGACCGAGTCACGAGGGCGGACAAAGGGAATTTTATCTACAATTTTGTTCATAATGATTTTGTTGGTTATGTGTACTTGATACTTAACTTCATCTATAGAGGTCGCCCCACACTGCATGctgcggcggcgacggcggtaAAATTCTATTGTCTCGGCGATGGCGGTAAAATATTGTGCTCggatcatagatattaaagatctttaatatctatggctCGGATGCGTTGTACCCATGATAGATACTAAGATAGTATCTTCGTTCATGGTTGTACCGCCGCTACGATCACCACCGCTTCGACTGCAGTGTGCGTCCCATGGAGTAAAAACCAttgatacaaatttataatattatctacggcTAAAATGCTGAAGTGCAGGGTTTGCAAGCGTTATGAAATGATTGAAATTTCTAAACGTAATTATGACGGAAAGCgataatcgaaaataattaaataccgccaAACAACACATatcgattaacaaaatatgttatataatagcaTTAAACAATACACAactcaaaacataatttatagaatattattaaacgaaaaatatcgcaaaacataatatttataaaatttcattgaacgaaaatttacgcaaaacgaaataatttaaaatgcatttatttaaaagttatattgatttcgtagaaatatttatatcttgCATACggacattgattataatattatattccttaacTGAGCCATTTACCTGCCTGCATTAGttattgttaatacatttaataggtattaacactattctaaataacgataaacgtaaaacttggataacgttttacTTCTGAATAACCATAAACGCAAaagttgtgtaataataaatagcaaaaaaaagGGTGCAGTACTTACGTAACATGAAAATCATTGGAACTACGTGAAATTAGCGGAGcctcataggcgcaaatagggggatcTTTAGGGGCTAAGCAGTAAGCCCTCCCCAAAATGTCCATAGACCCTCCCAAATATTTCCTgcatttgttttaagcttattcaatattccCAAAGTAAGACTTAAGcgccccaaatcccaaacgctattagCGTCTATGCGGAGCCTCCATGGTGGAGGTGtacgtatattaatttattcaatgggTGGTAACTAGTAGATGATTACTATCCACTGAGGCGCTATTTGGCACAGTATgattaattaaagaaatatttttaacagttattGTTTTCTACAAtcatactaaaatagtaaatagaaaaaaaatacgatgtgaacaaataataaattgttgttgacGAACGCGatataatttccaaatatttaaaaattttaaatttgtaattggtAAACCAAATGGAAAATACTTTTATCAAACTAGTTCAAACAATTTCAGTACGTTAACAAGTTAAAGATATCTgaactctaaaaataaattatgtcggTAATTAGaaacagtacctatatgtacattgcaaattgtaataatattgtaatagttataacttataaaatataaacaataaataacatattatagtgttaattattaaaaactaggtatataaacaggaaaaatataatataattattaattaataattttgtaaaatttcgaactttaaatggttataaaaaaattgtgcctacctatgtatttttaatattttacaattgctatagtaacaatatatcaggagccttattGTATTATGACtctttttgaaacaaaataaaattttattgacatttattgaaaaaaaaaaacgaaaaaaaattgaaaattgaaaattgtctgGAAACAGAtcaaacgagtcaaaatattttgaaaaatatatcaagtatatgaattgataaaataaacatatggtgtaaataagtaaatttcaagtacttatctatagttattgaattacaaccaaataaggaaatcgctacatgagaaataaAGTGAACATCCAAtgcagtaaaaatgtaatttctactTTCCGGtagaaagataaaaattataattatatgttttaaacttttaaatgattGTAGAAAAGTNNNNNNNNNNNNNNNNNNNNNNNNNNNNNNNNNNNNNNNNNNNNNNNNNNNNNNNNNNNNNNNNNNNNNNNNNNNNNNNNNNNNNNNNNNNNNNNNNNNNNNNNNNNNNNNNNNNNNNNNNNNNNNNNNNNNNNNNNNNNNNNNNNNNNNNNNNNNNNNNNNNNNNNNNNNNNNNNNNNNNNNNNNNNNNNNNNNNNNNNNNNNNNNNNNNNNNNNNNNNNNNNNNNNNNNNNNNNNNNNNNNNNNNNNNNNNNNNNNNNNNNNNNNNNNNNNNNNNNNNNNNNNNNNNNNNNNNNNNNNNNNNNNNNNNNNNNNNNNNNNNNNNNNNNNNNNNNNNNNNNNNNNNNNNNNNNNNNNNNNNNNNNNNNNNNNNNNNNNNNNNNNNNNNNNNNNNNNNNNNNNNNNNNNNNNTTacctaaaactataaaacaaacgataacatttatctataaaaataatgtatttgataatttaaaatgacatacattattaaaatgaatgcaGCAAGATTAAGTTTTTAACTAACAATGTACgtatgattcatacatttttttacattccttgtctatatgaaagaaaatatgtcacaaaaatactttataactaataggatagtgagacaaaaaatgtaaaaaggaaaatattttgccctccccttgacaaattcctgcggacgcccttgtgtatactatgtacaattattattctaatttagttaaaatattataatatatttgtatattgtcaATTGTGTAGTGGTATTTATTCAAACAGCTGTTAATTAGGTAACCgttctgctatacagtaggttttGTCTAGTTTTGACTGtcgtgtgtactgtgtacaagaccactgtaatggatgtgttaaatttaaattcaatgatgtatcattgtataagcGATTATGAGCAAAGAAGGTCTAACTTTTTTGTAGCTTAGGTTACCaatcaattattgtttaaaaaacaatattaatattttaacaatttatgttcatatatttttttttgtaattctcgATTATTTTGATAAGTATTGGGAAttgggaattttttatttttatccactCGAAGTAAACACTAGATCAAATTTGGTACCAGAAGGTGCTCAAAGTTGCATTTgaataaaagcattttttaaatattttatactaggtAAGTGTCCTcggttacaaaaataaatttaaaatgcacatcattctaaaatcaatacatattttaattaagtaccaatatttatattttatattacagtcAAAGTTTAAGATAGGTATCATCTCAAATTAGGCCCCCCTCTGTAGTATATGCAGATAAATTCAGACGtacacaaataaacaaacaaaatatgatattataagcattttattaaaaaacggCGCTCAATAGTGATTGTGTCACACGATCACCACTTCTAACACCCTTTTCTGTCCTCACATATTCTTTGTATATCATCAAATTTAACCTAGTAAGATTTTACTTATTGACTATGGGtgaaattatactaataattatacaaatagcaacaatttgttgttttaatatattaatgttattttaacctAGTGTTGACAAATGTGTATTTAGTAAACAAAGAGATTACTATTTGATTACTATCAAGATTACCATGGTATTTACtataacatcatttttatgttgttaGGTACTTACTCTCGTGAATACAGTATGACagtatgatttattttgaattttacttATCGCCTATGGTTGTTTCTTAACctagcttataaataataataattcttattgcTAGATAATTTAATCATATCTCTTAAGctaaatacaataggtacagaGAActctcataatttattatataattaaattaccatgATATTAAGAATAAACTGAAAATGAGTAATAAAAGTTTTACTGATAATAATTGGaacataaaaaagtatttacagttattaatttgcttacaattataatattacctacaaaaAAAGTGCCTTGGCTATGTAATTTTAAGATAAGGCATTTAATCTAGCActcattaacaaataaaatttaaatttaattaatgaatccaagtttttcataagtttattcatagataatttagttatttttatagttctaTAAGCTTTGAAATTTGATATCTTATTACCAAAATCATCATAGTTATACGATTCAAAACAATGTTTACACATATGATTTACAGTTTGTAGAGTCCTGTCATTTTCGCTCAGCATAACGATAGTAGCTACAGTTTTACGGCAAAATATACATTtctgtaatttttctttttctacacTAACAACTCTCGGATATTTGGACTGGATAAGCCAATCATTAAATTTAGCAATAttgatttcattaaatataaatagatgtTCACAACGTCCTAAATGTTGGTAAACATACGGTTGACCGATGCATACCTCCAAATCCAAAAGTTGTGTATCTATAGATAGTATATTGTCAATAGTGTGTCCATGATCACAAGCCCATTTTTTCATTGTTTCAGTATACTCCATTGATACAAGCGAAGAGTCaacataaatgttattatttatgtaaaacgaACCGTGCTTCAAATCTGAGTTCTCtatgaattctaaaaacaaacaataaaaaatagttaataatccATCTTATtaaatctgtatattatgtttttaactacctatacataatataaagggattcattaaattttttcaaattgtctaTGAATAGTAGGTACACtgatcaatatatttttctagtGCCCAAAAAGTTGCATATAGCTAATGGGCAGCAGGgtagtttgattatttttttattaatcgattatgattatacacaattaatcgataaaattgattaataaaaaatgataaattacttGATTACTTAatcaattaatcaaataattgaataataaattaatttataaactattcaaTCAGCTTATAATTTAATCGATTAGTATTTtgattcattaatataaattattagttatataattattacacctTCCTAATTTATAAGtggtaactattaaattaaatttatacatttaaatttaaaaggatGGCTTTGTGAAAAGCAAGAAAAAATACTTTCTTGTAAgttacaaaatacttaaaataatgctTAATTCTTTAATGCTGATCGATATGTTTGATTACATGATTAAATGATATGATAGACGTAATAACGATTAAACAATTTTCTATagttattctataaaataatccaTTAAATCCctttaaagattataatttgAGAAGAGGTTATTTACagtctataaattattgaacCATCTATTGaccatatttaatttacatgttACCCATACAAAAACTCAGGagggatttttaaatataaataaaaatttttatttacctaatggTTTATGAATGTTATTACTAACATCTCCGCTGATTTCACTTTCTTCATTTTTACACTTGAATACTTGTTTCAAATCTTGAAGAGTTTGTGTGTCATAAAATTGAATGGTATTTTTACAACATGGAATATCTGTTTCATTAGGAATTTGGTTTTtcttttcatgaaatggatgatacgctaaaattgaaattaataaagtttGACCGGGCAAAATATTACCTTTTGGAGAAAATGTGGGAAGTgaagtatataattttgttttcttagTCTGATTgaatttgtgatttttatttttaattaggggGCTGTACATAGGAACAACAAGACTAGTACATAATAGATCTGGCGAATCATAAAtttcttgaaaattatatttatctaattctTCATCCCAATTTTTTACATCATCTGCTATAGTAGATAAATCAATATCTggattaattgattttaatttttcaaatactttctgATCACTGATATCATCTGATATTTCTATTTGATCTTTGTTTGCATTCTCAGTCTTAAAGCGCC from the Acyrthosiphon pisum isolate AL4f chromosome X, pea_aphid_22Mar2018_4r6ur, whole genome shotgun sequence genome contains:
- the Eif1 gene encoding eukaryotic translation initiation factor 1, with protein sequence MSIQNLNVFDPFADANKGADDDVQDGLVHIRIQQRNGRKTLTTVQGLSSEYDLKKIVRACKMEFACNGTVVDHPEYGEVLQLQGDQRENICQWLTKCGLAKSDQLKVHGF
- the LOC100574767 gene encoding snRNA-activating protein complex subunit 3-like is translated as MDSSNSILGCYIFKSINLRRFKTENANKDQIEISDDISDQKVFEKLKSINPDIDLSTIADDVKNWDEELDKYNFQEIYDSPDLLCTSLVVPMYSPLIKNKNHKFNQTKKTKLYTSLPTFSPKGNILPGQTLLISILAYHPFHEKKNQIPNETDIPCCKNTIQFYDTQTLQDLKQVFKCKNEESEISGDVSNNIHKPLEFIENSDLKHGSFYINNNIYVDSSLVSMEYTETMKKWACDHGHTIDNILSIDTQLLDLEVCIGQPYVYQHLGRCEHLFIFNEINIAKFNDWLIQSKYPRVVSVEKEKLQKCIFCRKTVATIVMLSENDRTLQTVNHMCKHCFESYNYDDFEYVRTEKGVRSGDRVTQSLLSAVF